aaCTAAGGGGGTCGGTGTGGGGCTCTTCTCGTTCTAAGTTGTAATTTTCTAAAGCTGCTTATAGCAAAATTTCAATGATTGGTTATTCAGAGTTTTATAACAAATGGCTTTCACAGATGTGGCATTAGTTATTACTACAGCAGTGTGCAAGATCTTGGTCATGGTTCCATGCTTTCTATGATAGAGGAGTAGCTTATGTACTTCCTTTGTTTCCTCCACCCTGTTTGATGATAATTTATTGGCACCAAGGGCTGCGTTTACCACGCGCATAACTATCTTGTGCAGCTGCAAACTTGGTCTATTAaacttttcttttccttttagatCATCAACCATCTGCCCTACGACCAGAAAGCGGATGTGTTTAGTTTTGCCATTGTTCTTTGGGAGCTTTTAACAGCAAAGGTATTGACCTGTCATGAAAAAGGTCACATGATCGTATTAGAAGTTGAGTTTGTTGTCCTCCTTTGATTTGTATACTTTTTGATGCTACAGGTTCCATATGATACCATGACTCCACTACAAGCTGCACTAGGAGTGAGACAGGTCTGTACCTCAAACTTCTATTAGTACGTGGAGCATGCCGTGAatcatattttccttttaagCAAGCTAGTTTATGTTGTTTTAGGCATCTAAGCCTTCACATTTTAGGAGTGCATATTTGTGCTGTAAAACTTGCATGGATATGAATTTTCTGTAGCACTATATGGTTGGTTAATGCTAGCTACCTCATCACATGCTACCTGTGTTTTACAACCCTTAACACAAGTGAGATCCCTTTTATCTAAATGATAGATGCTTCCATCTTGTGTAAAGATCTCAGTCCTTCTAATATGAATAGTTGGAATTAGATGATGTGCATGAGCTAACACGGTGCATGCAATATCTATATTATGTGCATAATTGCTTATAAATCCACGACATAAATGGACATTACTTTAGGAAAGAAGGAATACTTGTGTGTCCCATGCCATCTGTTATATTTCATCCTTACTTGCCTCTTTTTTTACCCTATTTATGTTATGTCTCCCTAGGGCCTCCGACCTGAGCTTCCAGAAAATGCACACCCGAGGCTGTTAGACTTGATGCAGAGATGTTGGGTAGACATCCCTAGTGATAGACCCAGTTTCTCTGAGATAAAAGTTGAGCTTGAACTACTGTTACATGAAATTGAGGTAAAAAATTGTCTCAGCGCGTAATATTTTGATTCAATGTCCCTTAATTAAAATCCTGTAACAGTTTCTATGATGGTGTGTCTCACAGGATACCATAGTGGCATCAAAAGGGAGCTGAGTGATGCGCACTTGCATATATTGGACTAACGACACTTCTTACCAGTAACAATAgaagattttctttttcttacgCCATATACACGGACCTTAACTTTTTTGGTGAGAAATCTATGCCACAAGCATAAGGTAGAGTCCGCTGCTTTTGGCCATTTTGGAGTTGAGAGTAAAGGTGATTCATTTTGTGATAACACGTTATGCATCACTAAGTACCTCTAACATCCTTTTTGTAAAATCTTTCTACCTATTTTTCCCATTTGAGAAGTTTGGTCGTGTACTAGCATTTTCTGTTTTACGAGTTTGGTTCagatcaaaataattaattactataatatttcctaacataattttattttattaattttattttttgggcaTGTTGGTGGGGTTGGGGAGATAATGATGAGTTGCCTCATTAACTGCTGTTTCCCTCAATCCCTCTTTTGTACAGCACCAATATAACCGCTATTTACCTCTATCCCCTCATTCTTACAGCATCGGTTAAACCGTTGTCTTCATTTATTAACTGTGTACATACATGAGGTAAACTAGTTCATTCTAATCCACCTTTTCAAAATATGGACAACCAAAACACGTGCTGCACTACTACTACTACAAATTTTCTTCAACCCCTTGTTCTACAAAGTCAAGTAATTGGTGATTATCATCTTCTGGATCAAAGCCATCATCATGAAGACGAGGAGGTGGAAACGTCGAGAAGATTCACCATGTTTGACACAGATATCAGGTACAAACCTCGTCAAAATCCCAGGAAGAAAAGAAGCAAGTTGTTAAGAATTAGTGATAATAATTCCCTTAGAATCAGTACAAGTACTGCTAGTACTTCCGGTCTCATTACTACTAAGCCTAAATGTACCAAGAAACCACCAGACCCTAATGCACCAAAAATTACTAGGCCTTGTACTGAATGTGGCAAGAAATTTTGGTCATGGAAAGCACTTTTTGGTCATATGCGTTGTCATCCTGAACGCCAATGGCGCGGTATTAACCCTCCTCCCAATTTAAAACGACAAGTTCGTTCTTCA
The Solanum stenotomum isolate F172 unplaced genomic scaffold, ASM1918654v1 scaffold6447, whole genome shotgun sequence DNA segment above includes these coding regions:
- the LOC125852879 gene encoding serine/threonine-protein kinase STY46-like, with the protein product MLVVCVEFMPGGSLYEYLHKNHVVLKLSQLLSFAIDVCKGMEYLHQNNIIHRDLKAANLLMDSNNVVKVADFGVARFQNNGGVMTAETGTYRWMAPEIINHLPYDQKADVFSFAIVLWELLTAKVPYDTMTPLQAALGVRQGLRPELPENAHPRLLDLMQRCWVDIPSDRPSFSEIKVELELLLHEIEDTIVASKGS